The nucleotide sequence GGTTCAGGTTTAGCAATGGACTGAATCACAACCACATGAGCCACAAGCCATTTAGAGAATGGATGGTGTGTTTTAAAAGCCTTCCAACAAAGTGCTCCAAGGGACTTTATGGTCTGTTTCCTTCAAACTATTTCCATCATTCACTGACATGTAATTATTTCCCTTGGTAAAACAGGAAAGGTATGACTTTCTGACGGATATCTGCAAAACCCTGACGTCAGTTCATTGGGTTTTGTTAGTTTAATCTATTTGAAATGTCTCTGACACTGTTATGTCTGCCCAGAGACCTCACATGCATGTCAGCAGGATaataagctgtgtgtgtgtgtgtgtgtgtgtgtgtgtgtgtgtgtgtgtgtgtgtgtgtgtgtgtgtgtgtgtgtgtgtgtgtgtgtgtgtgtgtgtgtgtgtgtgtgtgtgtgtgtgtgtgtgtgtgtgtgtgtgtgtgtgtgtgtgtttgaccaGCGATTGTGGATTCAGCACTATGGACAGCGCCAGCCtctgaaaacactgcagcatttccAGCTCGGCTTCAGACCGCAATGAGTGCACAGTATAACTGAGATACGCTTCTGACAAGGCACCATGCAGCACTACATCATTGTAGTCATTTCATTTAACCAAATGCAAAGGGACAGTCAAGATAACTGCTGTTTCCACCCAGTCTGATGTGACTGTAAGACCCCAGTGTTGCAGTCAGGATTCGTGCAACAGGTGTGCAGACAGAGAAGACGGCATTAAACGGTCAGATGCTTGGCCGGAGCCTTTCTTTGGATCAGATATAGGTTCTTGTAAAAGCTGCAGTAAACAGAgaccgtgtgtgtgtctccaaaCCGTTTATTTATGACGCCATCTCGGCGCCCTCCTCCCCAAATGTTGCCGGTTACAGTTTCTATCCAGTCAGTCCAGATGCTGACGGTGTGGGAACCACGTGTCTCCGTATCGGCAAGCAGCTCCTCAGAGTAGAGCTGTATCAAGCTGCACAGGCAAACCGGAAGTAGCGATTTCCCTCAGAATAAAAGTCGAGGATAAACTAGACTGCACTCTTATTGTAGGAACTTTAACCACAGCTGGATGCGTTAAAAACAAGTGTGAATTGTAAGGTATCAAAGTCATATGAATAGCCTATAGTGCAAACACTTTTATATGAACTTTAATTTACTTCACATTTCTTCTTTAATACTTATTACCAATGCATTCAACATTAGCGATATAATAAATCAAGTAAGATGTTGAAAGAAAATACATATtacaaaaatgaataaaatagcAGAGCGAACCAGATCCTCACATGCATATCAAAAAGTGCTTTTTTTTAACTTGTGATAGtgcagttttttgttttgaaGGAGCCAACCGGAACATGTGTTTTGATTAATTGCTCCCACTTAGTTGCTGCTTCGGTATAGAATAGATAGTCAGTGCACCTCCTCGCGCCCCACCGGCCGCTGGTCGTCTCGAGCGCTGCTGAAGAAGACAGTGAAGCACCAGAGGAGCGCGAGACCACCACGAGCCAGACCAGGTCTTCTTCTTCTATTTCTTCTTCATTTAGTTTCTGGAGTATCAGAGACAAAGTCCAGCAGCTTCTTATTTTTTATCAGCaaggtgaggaagaggaggaggagaggaagaggagacagacagacagacagcagtaTCTTGGCGCATTGGAGCTTATGGATTATTGAGAAGTGGAGGCCGAAACGCGGATGAAATATTCATAAGGACTTTTTAAAGAGGAAAACACAGAGTGGGATAGTGCAGAGATTCCCTGCAGTGATTCACCTGCCGCTCCCGCGCTCCCAGAGACCcagtgtgtgcagtgtgtgtgtgtgtgtgtgtgtgtgtgtgtgtgtgtgtgtgtgtgtgtgtgtgtgtgtgtgtgtgtgtgtgtgtgtgtgtgtgtgtgtgtgtgtgtgtgtgtgtgtgtgtgtgtgtgtgtgtgtgtgtgtgtgtgtgtgtgtgtgtgtgtgtgtgtgtgtgtgtgtgtgagagagagtgtgtgtgtggaaaggaGCCCCCCTGCTGCAGTACttgtctgctgctgctggtatACAGGGATGCCACTGACTTGCTGACGGACACCCGGTATCCGcaccctcctcccctcctcctcctccccccccggACGGACGCACCGACCCCCTGTGCTCCCCACTAATATGCAATGGTTTTTTGTGAAGAAGCCGACAGTTGCCGCGTACCGCCGACTTCACGCTAGCGCCGCCGCATGCCTGTCCGCCGCTGCCGCTCCTCTCCCTGCGCCGCGCGGCAAACGACGCAATTTGAAGAGGAGCGCTCCGGGGCTTTTGACGCCGCGGCGGCCGGGCGGCAGCAGCGACTTATCCCCCGCCGCTGAGGACCACCGGCCGCTGGGGGAAGACACCGAGGAGAAAAACGCTGCAGCGGTTGCTCTCCTCCTCGACATCGACGCGGAATACGCGCTGGTCTCTGGACTCTTGGAGGAACCGGGCGAGGAACCGGGCGACGAGCCGGGCTTCCTGCTCCTCTTCTTGTCTATGGTGCAGATCGGGGGGTCGAAGCACCGCCGAACTGAACCCaacagctggccggctctgctgGCATGCAAACAGGGGGGCGGATCAGCCCCCATGCGGTGGGTGAATTTTAGGCTGCCGCATCCGGAGCGCCTCTCGTCCcctacctcctcctcctcctcctccgcctccgcctcctcctcctcccccgtcTCGGCCAAATCCATGCGGTTTATTTGGAACAACATTTTCAGCAAAGGATCGCATATGCTGCAGTGTCTTTGTGGCAGGAGCCTCAAGAAAAACAAGAACCCAACTGGTGAGTttggtgtgtgtgaatgtgtgtgtcgtCTGTGTAGAGATTGATAGGGAAGCACTttattgcgtgtgtgtgtgtgtgtgtgtgtgtgtgtgtgtgtgtgtgtgtgtgtgtgtgtgtgtgtgtgtgtgtgtgtgtgtgtgtgtgtgtgtgtgtgtttgtgtgtgtgtgtgtgtgtgtgtgtgtgtgtgtgtactccctCCCGAGACTGCACTGTTCCACTGCTTGCTGGTGTTTCTCTGCAATCGCAGTTGTGCAGCAAGTGAGTGCACTACAGGAAGGGGAGGGGGTGTTATGGGGGCAGAgaaagaggggagggggggggtgatAACTTATTAGCACAGAAACTACAGCGTGCGTG is from Pseudochaenichthys georgianus chromosome 2, fPseGeo1.2, whole genome shotgun sequence and encodes:
- the LOC117460091 gene encoding fibroblast growth factor 14-like isoform X1; the encoded protein is MQWFFVKKPTVAAYRRLHASAAACLSAAAAPLPAPRGKRRNLKRSAPGLLTPRRPGGSSDLSPAAEDHRPLGEDTEEKNAAAVALLLDIDAEYALVSGLLEEPGEEPGDEPGFLLLFLSMVQIGGSKHRRTEPNSWPALLACKQGGGSAPMRWVNFRLPHPERLSSPTSSSSSSASASSSSPVSAKSMRFIWNNIFSKGSHMLQCLCGRSLKKNKNPTEPQLKGIVTRLFCRQGFYLQMGLDGSMDGTKDDSTNTSLFNLIPVGLRVVAIQSVKTSLYIAMNGEGHLYSSELFTAECKFKESVFENYYVIYSSMLYRQKESGRAWFLGLNKEGQAMKGNRVKKTKPAAHFLPKPIEVAMYREPSLHDVGEAVPKVAGAPSSKTTTSEPVVMNGGKPVNKPDKT